One Synechococcales cyanobacterium T60_A2020_003 genomic window, GTACCTCAACTCACGCGCCTCTCATCCCGACGCTGACCTTTCAGGTACATCGCGGGGCTTCCCGTCTAAAAGCTAAAAAAGGCAAGAAAAAGAAAAAATGATTGGGGCGATCGCCCCAACTGAGAGTCAACAAAAATCACTATTGAAGTCGTACAGACGTGAATAAATTCTATGGATATAAAGTCGCTCCTCCACAAAGACAACTTGTTCAAACACCTGATAGTTCCTCCTGGCAAAAGAATCTCTCTTGCTAAAGACTACGATCCAGGCTTTAGGCTCGATGGTTTGTCCAAGAAAGACGCTGGGGAACTTCTCCAGATTGGCATTGAACAAATGGCGGAGTATCAGGACAAGCTGTATGCCCAAAATACCTACGCCCTACTCATTATTTTTCAGGCTCTAGACGCAGCCGGGAAAGACGGAACCATCAAGCACGTCATGTCAGGATTAAATCCCCAAGGGTGTCAGGTTTTTAGCTTCAAAGCCCCGTCTGATGAGGAACTGGATCATGATTATTTGTGGCGTTCTTTTAAGGCATTGCCTGAACGGGGACGTATTGGCATCTTTAACCGCTCGTATTACGAAGAAGTGCTCGTGGTGCGGGTTCATCCTGCAATTTTGAATAGACAGCAGCTTCCCCCAGAGGTGAAAGGACCGAAAATTTGGAAACAGCGGTTTGAACAGATTAATGCTTTTGAAAAGTATTTGGTGGAGAATGGCGTTGTCATCCTCAAATTCTTTCTCAATGTCTCAAAAGAGGAGCAAAAACAGCGCTTTCTGGAGCGAATTGATCGCCCTGAAAAGAACTGGAAATTTTCAACGGGCGATGTGAAAGAGAGAGCCTACTGGGACGATTACATCAATGCCTATGAGGAAATGTTTAACCATACCAGCACCGATTGGGCACCGTGGTACATTATCCCGGCAGACCGAAAGTGGTTCACTCGATTAGCCGTTGGGTCTGTGGTCTATCAAACCCTACAATCCCTTAACCTGAGCTATCCAGAAGTGAGCGCCGATCATAAAGTGGAACTGCTGAAGGCAAAGGAGATGCTAGAGTCAGAAGATAAAACCTAACGGTCGGTGATCGAACCCAGCACCCACACACTGCCATAGCACAGCCGCCCAATTAAGATTTCCGTGCTGTGATCGCCCTCCGTTTGCTCTGCCTAAAGGGTACCAATCCGGCGAACGCCGTGTGCGACTAACCAAGTGATGCCAATAATCAGCAGCGCACCGATTAAGGCAGGCAGCAGATTGATCGTAATCTAGGGCATCTTGGGGGGTGACAGTCATAATCACCCGATTATTGACTTGGAGAATGGCGATCTGGCGAGTTGGATCGTATTGGACGGTCACGGGATCGAGCGATCGCGACTGACTGAGAAGCCCCGCAATCCGACGATTGATAATGTGGGCGCGATCGCCCGCCTCTAGATTGCCGA contains:
- a CDS encoding polyphosphate kinase 2 family protein, with amino-acid sequence MDIKSLLHKDNLFKHLIVPPGKRISLAKDYDPGFRLDGLSKKDAGELLQIGIEQMAEYQDKLYAQNTYALLIIFQALDAAGKDGTIKHVMSGLNPQGCQVFSFKAPSDEELDHDYLWRSFKALPERGRIGIFNRSYYEEVLVVRVHPAILNRQQLPPEVKGPKIWKQRFEQINAFEKYLVENGVVILKFFLNVSKEEQKQRFLERIDRPEKNWKFSTGDVKERAYWDDYINAYEEMFNHTSTDWAPWYIIPADRKWFTRLAVGSVVYQTLQSLNLSYPEVSADHKVELLKAKEMLESEDKT